In the Deltaproteobacteria bacterium genome, one interval contains:
- a CDS encoding site-specific integrase: MPVSAISTVAFQKACAAANIPAGRKGGGLVWHCTRNTAATDLAAAGCTIEDVMAVGGWKTAEVARRYNLGNLDALRGRIAAARKRGTVVRLADKRKAGQSA; this comes from the coding sequence ATGCCTGTCTCGGCAATCTCCACTGTGGCGTTCCAGAAGGCGTGCGCGGCGGCCAATATCCCGGCCGGTCGGAAGGGCGGTGGCCTCGTGTGGCACTGCACGCGGAACACGGCCGCGACCGACCTTGCGGCGGCCGGCTGCACCATCGAGGACGTGATGGCGGTCGGGGGCTGGAAGACGGCGGAGGTGGCGCGCCGGTACAACCTGGGCAACTTGGACGCGCTCCGAGGTCGCATCGCGGCGGCTCGGAAGCGAGGGACTGTCGTTCGGCTGGCTGACAAGCGGAAGGCAGGCCAGAGTGCATGA
- a CDS encoding glycosyltransferase family 4 protein, giving the protein MRVLFVNANRSQSFGGVERWMIDAASGLAARGHHAALLGRPRTPWLDGAAGAGLRVLPDIRGAWAQRVFRVGTAMRAEAADVVVVKGKKAARMAAFGRATGARGRVAFFLGATHELDRARWVDRFTWRTVDAGIVVAHGAARWYAAEGFGPPGKMHVLWKGVDLARFDRARAEAARKRAELRLAPGELAVGTVGRLAWQKGIADLLEAVRRLRPHLPRARFFVAGGGRDAEAVAVAAAAPDLGGAVTLLGPRDDVPELLAAMDVVVQSSRREAMAQTTLEAMAVGRPVVSTATVGADEAIEDGASGLLVPVGDAAALARGIVALARDPVRRAALGDAARARIAEHFTSARMLDRCEAILQAIHTAS; this is encoded by the coding sequence GTGCGCGTCCTCTTCGTCAACGCGAACCGCAGCCAGAGCTTCGGCGGCGTCGAGCGCTGGATGATCGACGCGGCCTCCGGGCTCGCGGCGCGCGGTCATCACGCGGCGCTCCTCGGGCGTCCGCGCACGCCGTGGCTCGACGGGGCGGCGGGCGCCGGGCTCCGCGTGCTCCCCGACATCCGCGGCGCGTGGGCGCAGCGGGTGTTCCGCGTCGGCACGGCGATGCGCGCCGAGGCGGCTGACGTCGTGGTCGTCAAGGGCAAGAAGGCGGCGCGCATGGCCGCCTTCGGGCGCGCCACCGGCGCGCGCGGCCGCGTCGCCTTCTTCCTGGGCGCGACCCACGAGCTCGACCGGGCGCGCTGGGTCGATCGCTTCACCTGGCGGACGGTCGACGCCGGTATCGTCGTCGCGCACGGAGCGGCGCGCTGGTACGCGGCGGAGGGCTTCGGGCCGCCCGGGAAGATGCACGTCCTCTGGAAGGGCGTGGACCTGGCGCGCTTCGATCGGGCGCGCGCGGAGGCGGCCCGCAAGCGCGCCGAGCTCCGCCTCGCGCCGGGCGAGCTCGCCGTCGGCACGGTCGGGCGCCTCGCCTGGCAGAAGGGCATCGCCGACCTGCTCGAGGCCGTCCGCCGGCTGCGGCCGCACCTGCCCCGGGCGCGCTTCTTCGTGGCCGGCGGTGGCCGTGATGCGGAGGCCGTCGCCGTGGCCGCGGCGGCGCCCGACCTGGGCGGCGCGGTCACGCTCCTCGGGCCGCGCGACGACGTGCCCGAGCTGCTCGCCGCCATGGACGTCGTGGTGCAGAGCTCGCGGCGCGAGGCGATGGCGCAGACCACGCTCGAGGCGATGGCGGTCGGTCGCCCCGTCGTCTCGACCGCCACCGTCGGCGCCGACGAGGCGATCGAGGACGGCGCGAGCGGTCTCCTCGTGCCGGTGGGCGACGCGGCGGCGCTCGCCCGCGGCATCGTCGCCCTGGCGCGGGATCCGGTGCGGCGGGCGGCGCTCGGCGACGCCGCCCGCGCACGCATCGCCGAGCACTTCACGAGCGCGCGCATGCTCGACCGCTGCGAGGCGATCTTGCAGGCGATCCACACGGCGTCCTAG